From the genome of Cytobacillus luteolus, one region includes:
- a CDS encoding stage V sporulation protein AA — translation MENTMYLRLYNRIKVRPNETIVISDIAQIVAHPKFKQDVENLIIYKISLQDKNYVVIDITKVLEQIRNNFPNLEIQPLGPSQSLIEIIIERKAITPVFFIAIWLLLFFGAALTILNFHEDVSMQEVHQRIYTIITGKEEYKPLLLQIPYSIGLGLGMILFFNHIFRKRINEEPSPLEVEMFNYQQALDQYMIMTENKKANGRTNGS, via the coding sequence ATGGAAAATACGATGTATTTACGACTTTATAATCGTATTAAAGTACGTCCAAATGAAACCATCGTAATTAGCGATATTGCACAGATTGTTGCTCATCCAAAGTTTAAACAGGATGTCGAAAACCTAATTATTTATAAGATATCGTTACAGGACAAAAACTATGTGGTTATTGATATTACTAAGGTATTAGAACAAATTCGTAACAACTTTCCAAACTTGGAAATACAACCACTTGGTCCATCTCAATCATTAATTGAAATTATTATTGAAAGAAAGGCCATTACACCAGTCTTTTTTATTGCAATATGGTTATTGTTATTTTTTGGTGCAGCCTTGACGATTTTAAACTTTCACGAGGATGTAAGTATGCAGGAGGTACATCAGCGAATTTATACCATTATTACTGGAAAAGAGGAATATAAACCTTTGCTACTGCAGATCCCTTATTCCATCGGCCTGGGTCTGGGAATGATATTGTTTTTTAATCATATTTTTAGAAAACGAATTAATGAAGAACCTAGTCCACTTGAAGTTGAAATGTTCAACTATCAACAAGCGTTAGATCAATATATGATAATGACAGAAAATAAGAAAGCTAATGGAAGAACAAATGGCAGTTAA
- a CDS encoding stage V sporulation protein AB, giving the protein MAVKVLLIIFIGFAGGLAVGAGFVAFLAVLGIIPRVTQLTKTARYIHLYEWGVILGAFAGGWSSLRDTMLYVSKFLLIPIGLACGIFVGMLAAALTEVLNVLPILAKRIGLDKKIVILVMAIVFGKIAGSLFHWIYYVDL; this is encoded by the coding sequence ATGGCAGTTAAGGTCCTTCTTATCATTTTTATCGGATTTGCAGGTGGATTAGCAGTTGGAGCGGGTTTTGTTGCTTTCCTTGCTGTGTTAGGAATAATACCAAGAGTGACTCAGTTAACAAAAACAGCAAGATATATCCATTTGTATGAGTGGGGTGTTATTTTAGGGGCCTTTGCAGGAGGCTGGTCTAGCCTTAGAGATACGATGCTGTACGTTTCGAAGTTTTTATTAATTCCTATTGGTTTAGCTTGTGGAATTTTTGTTGGGATGCTAGCTGCAGCCTTAACTGAAGTACTGAACGTATTACCAATCTTAGCAAAACGAATAGGACTAGATAAAAAAATTGTGATTCTGGTAATGGCAATTGTATTTGGAAAGATAGCAGGATCTTTGTTCCACTGGATTTATTATGTCGATCTATAA
- the spoVAC gene encoding stage V sporulation protein AC — translation MGKMKDNYKNSIKTYQPKPPYLLNCVKAFVIGGLICTFGELIQNFYINVFDFSEKSAGNPTIATLILIASILTGLGVYDKIGQFAGAGTAVPVTGFANSMTSAAIEHRSEGIVLGVATNMFKLAGSVIVFGVVGAYIVGIIRYLFTVTLS, via the coding sequence ATGGGAAAGATGAAGGATAATTATAAAAATAGTATTAAAACCTATCAACCTAAGCCTCCCTATTTACTTAACTGTGTAAAGGCTTTTGTCATTGGTGGGCTAATATGTACTTTCGGAGAGCTTATTCAAAATTTCTATATAAACGTATTTGACTTCTCTGAAAAGTCAGCAGGTAATCCAACTATAGCCACATTAATTTTGATTGCTTCAATCTTAACAGGGCTGGGTGTCTACGATAAAATTGGGCAATTTGCAGGTGCTGGAACAGCAGTTCCGGTTACAGGCTTTGCAAACTCAATGACGAGTGCAGCAATAGAACATAGAAGTGAAGGGATCGTGCTCGGTGTAGCAACGAACATGTTCAAACTTGCTGGAAGTGTCATTGTCTTTGGAGTGGTAGGAGCCTATATCGTCGGTATTATTAGATACCTATTTACGGTCACATTATCTTAG
- the spoVAD gene encoding stage V sporulation protein AD has protein sequence MRLVGKQTWVYENELYINSCGTSVGPKEAAGPLGSVFDVKHDDLHCGEDNWEMAERRLMEQSIDTCLKKVNLTQQDIDLLLAGDLLNQNVTSNYVARHLQIPFLCMFGACSTSMETLAIGSALVDAGFANKLVAATSSHNATAERQFRYPTEYGGQKPSSATFTVTGAGAALVSKNKGPIKITSATIGKVNDLGITNPFDMGSAMAPAAADTIAQHFKDLNRTPDDFDLIVTGDLSSVGSPIVKELLKEEGYDLGTKHNDCGLMIYSQGQDVFAGGSGCGCSAVVTYGHLVKQMILGKLNRVFVVATGALLSPTMIQQKESIPGIAHGVVLERAEGGEE, from the coding sequence ATGAGACTTGTCGGGAAACAAACATGGGTATATGAAAATGAACTCTATATAAATTCTTGTGGTACTTCAGTGGGTCCCAAAGAAGCTGCGGGTCCTCTAGGAAGTGTATTTGATGTAAAACATGATGACTTACATTGTGGTGAAGATAATTGGGAAATGGCTGAGAGGAGATTGATGGAACAATCAATAGATACCTGCTTAAAGAAAGTGAATCTCACACAGCAAGATATTGATTTACTTTTAGCGGGAGATCTTCTTAACCAAAATGTTACATCAAACTATGTTGCAAGGCACTTGCAAATCCCATTTCTATGTATGTTTGGAGCATGTTCTACTTCAATGGAAACACTCGCAATCGGTTCAGCCCTTGTAGATGCTGGATTTGCAAATAAACTAGTTGCTGCTACAAGTAGTCATAATGCAACGGCAGAAAGACAATTTAGATATCCTACTGAATATGGTGGGCAAAAACCAAGCTCAGCGACGTTCACAGTTACCGGTGCTGGTGCTGCTCTTGTGAGTAAAAACAAAGGACCAATAAAAATAACATCAGCAACAATTGGGAAAGTAAATGATCTTGGAATAACAAACCCTTTTGATATGGGCTCAGCAATGGCACCTGCTGCAGCAGATACGATAGCTCAACACTTCAAAGATTTAAATAGAACTCCTGATGATTTTGACCTAATTGTTACAGGTGATTTATCAAGTGTAGGAAGCCCGATTGTTAAAGAGTTACTAAAAGAAGAAGGATATGACTTAGGAACAAAGCATAATGACTGCGGGCTGATGATTTATTCACAGGGTCAAGATGTATTTGCAGGAGGAAGTGGGTGTGGTTGTTCCGCTGTTGTAACTTACGGTCATCTCGTAAAACAAATGATTCTCGGGAAATTAAATCGAGTCTTTGTTGTAGCGACTGGTGCACTTTTAAGCCCAACCATGATACAACAGAAAGAATCTATACCGGGAATTGCTCATGGTGTTGTGT